A genome region from Carya illinoinensis cultivar Pawnee chromosome 2, C.illinoinensisPawnee_v1, whole genome shotgun sequence includes the following:
- the LOC122301687 gene encoding uncharacterized protein LOC122301687 produces MFSEEKIKAITSIPISARGREDRLTWHLTNNGLYSVKSGYHHQKQLEAEELGENSQKWLEIGMWKRLWSMKVAPTVKHFIWRACKEALPTLANLKSIITEDSKCPICKLEPETSGHALWVCTTAKDVWNQGCIKTQKMSFQNDLFLNVWSKLNQKLDKYELEECAVMMRGIWSRRDDLMHGKGFKHPNNIIQGAKADVLSYKDANGSQRDHQQHDHQKVLSWKKQLEEHTRSTGM; encoded by the coding sequence ATGTTTTCAGAAGAGAAAATCAAGGCCATTACATCCATACCAATCAGTGCCAGAGGCAGGGAGGATAGACTTACTTGGCACCTGACAAACAATGGCCTATATTCTGTAAAGAGTGGATACCACCACCAAAAGCAACTAGAGGCAGAAGAACTGGGGGAGAATTCACAAAAATGGTTGGAAATAGGGATGTGGAAAAGGCTATGGTCAATGAAAGTGGCTCCTACAGTCAAGCATTTCATATGGAGAGCATGCAAAGAAGCATTACCTACCCTAGCCAATTTGAAAAGTATAATAACTGAAGATAGTAAATGCCCTATTTGCAAGCTAGAGCCCGAAACATCTGGTCATGCACTATGGGTTTGTACTACAGCAAAGGATGTGTGGAACCAGGGATGTATCAAGACCCAAAAGATGTCTTTCCAAAATGACCTATTTCTCAATGTGTGGTCAAAGCTAAACCAAAAGCTGGATAAATATGAACTCGAGGAGTGTGCTGTCATGATGAGAGGCATATGGTCCAGGAGAGATGATCTCATGCATGGTAAGGGTTTTAAACATCCAAATAACATTATACAAGGAGCCAAAGCAGATGTCCTTAGCTACAAAGATGCAAACGGCTCCCAAAGGGATCACCAACAGCATGATCACCAGAAAGTCCTGTCATGGAAGAAGCAACTAGAGGAACATACAAGGTCAACTGGGATGTAG